In Pseudomonadota bacterium, the genomic stretch CCCCGTCTTTTTGACCCCAACCTCTACCGAGCTCGCGCCGACTACCGCATCAACGGGGTCAGGCGACGTCTGGTCATCGATGTGGATCCCCCCGCGCGGGGCGAGGAGGTCCTTGAGCGAACGAACGACGACATCGGTGTCACGCTCAGGTTCCTGCACGAGCCACACGGATTGCTGGTGCAGCCCCAGGTGGTGGCGCTGCGCCCGAATGTCGCCCTGGATCGCGTAGAACCGCTGGTGCTCGAGCAGCGCGGCACTCGAAAGCTGCGTTTCTTCAGGCAGGGCTGGCAAACCTGGTCCGGTACGTCCAGCTTTGGCACGAACGTAGCCGAACCCCGGCCCCGAGGGCGCTGGTTGGGTGAGATCACACGCCATTGCGCTGCACCCAACGACGTAGCGATCGGCCACTTCAACTCCGAGCTCTGCACCTGCGCCTGCGATCTGGCCGAGCGGCGTTCGGTCGTCCTCGGCTACCTCACCACACGCTCGCAGTTCGGGGGCTTCGAGATCTTCGCCGAAGACCCGATGCGCACACGCATTGTCGCCAGGCTGCCTTTTGAGGGCGCCGCCATCGAACCTCACCAGATACGCGCGTGTGAAACGCTGCTCGTCCTTTGGGGAGAAGACCCAGCGGAGTTGCTCGAGCTGTTCGCGAGCCGACTGGGGCGACGCATGTCGGCACGCGTGCCGCGAGCTCGCCCGGTCGCATGGTGCTCTGCTCACGCCTTCCCAAACATCGATGAGGAGCTCGCGCTGCAGTGTTTGGAGCGTGCATCCGCAGGCACCGAGGGAATCCCTCTTGAACAGTTCCGTCTGGCGCAGGGCTATCAGCTGGCGATCGGCGACTGGTTGCGCGCGAACGACGGTTTTTCAAGCGGCATGGCCCGCATGGCAGATGAGATCCGGCGCCGCAACATGACGCCTGGCATATGGCTCGCACCCTTCATAGCTCGCCCCGAAGCGTCGGTGGTACGCGACCGGCCGGAGTGGTTCTTGAAAGGACCCAGGGGCGAGCTCCGGCGCGCGGTCTACAACCCAGCCTGGGGCAAGTTGAGCGCCGCAAAGGCGCTCGACACCACGCATCCGGGCGCGCTGGCATGGGTGGCGCGTACGGTTCGCACGCTCGCTTTGGAGTGGGGATTTCACGTGCTCGAGCTCGATTTCTTGTTCGCTGCAACCTTGCCGGGGCGTCGGCACGACCCCTCGGCGACCGGCGCCCAGGCGCTACGCACAGGACTCGAGGTCATCCGCGAAGCGGTCGGGGATCAGGTGCACCTGGTCGCCAGCGGTTGCCCGCTGGGTCCGGCCGTGGGTCTGGTCGACAGCATGCGCACGGGCCCCGACGTCGCACCCACCTGGAGCGACTGGCTCGTGCAGCGCTTGGGTGGCAACTACGAGCTGTTCCCGTCGACACGAAACGCTATTCGCAATGCGCTCGGCCGTACGTTCATGCACGGAAGACTGTGGCACAACGACCCCGACAGCGTGCTGCCGGGAGACCAGGGCCTGGCATTGGGCGTCGAGGAAGCCCGAACACTGGCCACAGTGGGTGCGCTGACCGGAGGCTCGCTTGTGATCTCGCGAGATCTCGCCTCGGTTCCACAAGGCCGCATGGAGATCGTGCAACAGGTACTTGCTATCCAGGATACCCTGGCCGTCCCGACCTCAACCCGTTGCCTGGACCTTCTGGCACACGATTTTCCGCGACTGCTTTGGGCCGCGCGAAGCGATGGCGGCGGCTATCTAGCTGTCCTCAATCCACACGACGAAGCGCGGAAGATCGGACTGGCGCTCGATGCTTACCCATTGCTGGAGCAGCAGCTACGGGAAGGCGACGAGCTCCACGATGTGTGGACACACCGAAAGTACGCGGTGCGCAATCACGGACTCGACCTCGGCCTCCTACCCAAACACGCCGTCCGCCTGCTGCCCGTCGGCGGCGCCAACCCCCGCACGACGCCGCGCAAAACCTAGTACCGCTTGCCAGGGATTGTGATCGATTGGCGTCGAGGGCTGTCGGTCGCTGGCAAGGCGCACCAACGAAGACTGCGGTTCATTTCAATGCTGTGCAGCGCATATTCGAGGAGGTGCAACACTGCCAGCGGCCGTCAGAGCCGGCTGGAATCCACCATAATCCCTGGCAAGCGGTACTAGTGCTCGTTCATCCCAAACTGATGCCGCGATCGAAGAGCAGCTTGATCCACTCCTGCTCGGTCAAGACCACGAGCCCCAGCTGCTTTGCTCTGCTGTACTTTGTTCCTGGATCGGCTCCCGCAACCACGTAGTCCACGCCCTTGCTGACGGAACTGACGACGCGACCCCCATGCTGCCGGGTCAGCGCCTGGGCCTCACGACGCGACAGGCGCACGAGCGAACCCGTGAACACGAAACTGAGGTCGCGCAGCTGCTCGTGCTGCAAGCCGGGAGCGTCTTGCAGGATGACACGATCCAGCAGCGCATCTACCATGGCTGCGTTATTGGGATCCGAGAAGAAGGTGCAAATAGCTTCAGCCATGCGCGGTCCGAGCCCAGGCACTGACTGCAGGCCCTCGACGTCGGCTCGCCTCAAGGCGGACAGCGAATGGAAGTGGGCGGCCAGGCTGCGGGCCACGGTCACCCCTACCTCCGGAATGCCCAGCGCGTAAAGAAAACGCGCCAGATCCACGCGAGAAGCCCGGCGGATCGCCTCGAGCAAGTTGGTGGCCGACTTGTGAGCGAATCCCTCCAGGCAAAGCAGCGGAGCTTCGCGAAGCTCGAAAAGGTCGGGCAACCGCTTCACCAAACCGGCGTCGACCAGAAGTCGAGCCGTTTCCTCACCGAGACCCGCGATATCGAGCGCGTCTCGCGACGCGAAGTGCGTGAGGCGGCCTGCGCGCTGGGCCGGGCAGTCGAAGCTGCTGGTGCACACCGTGAACGGTCCACGATCCGCGAGCCGGCGTCCACAAGACGGACAGGCATCGGGCATGCGAAAGGCAGGGCCGCGCTGGACCCCCGGCTCGATGACCCGCTCCAGGATCTGCGGAATCACGTCGCCCGCGCGCTGCACCCGGACCATGTCACCGACGCGAACGTCCTTGCGCTCCACTTCCTCCCTGTTGTGCAGCGAGGCACGAGAGACCATAACCCCGGAAAGCTCCACCGGACGCAGGACAGCTACAGGCGTCACGACGCCCGTTCGGCCCACGCTGGCGATGATCTCCAAAACTCGGGTCTGCTCACGCCGAGGCAAAAACTTGTGCGCGTACGCCCAACGAGGATGGCGCGCAGTCGAACCCACGCTGGACCGATGCTTCAGCGAATCCAGCTTGATCACGATACCGTCGATCTCGTAGTCGAGGCGATCGCGCTCACGCTGCATCGCCCCGTGGTAAGTCAGGATCTCGTCGACGCTGCGCGCGCGCTCGAGTCGGTCGCTGATCTTGAGACCCCACTGTCTTAGCGCATGATGAACCTGCCACTGTGTCTGCAGCTCGGGCCCGTCGCTCATGGCGAGCACGTCGTAGAAGACGATGTCGAGCGGCCTGCTCGCCGATATGCGTGGATCGAGCTGGCGCAGAGAGCCCGCCGCGGCGTTGCGCGGGTTGGCAAAAGGCGTCTTGCCTTGCTCTAGCAGCGACGCGTTCAGCTGCCCGAACGGGCCAAAGCGCATGATCACTTCGCCTCTGAGTGACAGGAACGCCGGGATGGCCAGCGAAACGCTACGCAAGCGTAGGGCCAAGCTCGCTATGGTGCGCACGTTCTGGGTGACCGCCTCACCCCGAACGCCGTCGCCCCGAGTCACTGCTCGCGCCAGAGAACCGCGTTCGTAAACCACCTCCACGGATGCGCCGTCGAGCTTGGGCTCCAGCACGTAGCACACGCGGTCCTCGTCCAGCAGCCTACGCAAGCGCTCATCGAAGCGCCTGAGCCCTGCCTCTTGCCTGTCAGAGTTGAGGCTCAGCATCGGTGCTGCGTGATCCCGCGTAGGAAAGGAATCGAGCGGCGCGCCGGGGACCTTCTGGGAAGGCGAATCCGCAGCCACAAGCTGGGGGAAACGATGCTCGAGCTCGACGAGCTCCCTGAAAAGCTCGTCGTAGCGCTCGTCGGAGATCTCCGGACGATCGGTAACGTAGTACAGGTAGTCGTGCC encodes the following:
- a CDS encoding alpha-galactosidase, with translation MAPRLFDPNLYRARADYRINGVRRRLVIDVDPPARGEEVLERTNDDIGVTLRFLHEPHGLLVQPQVVALRPNVALDRVEPLVLEQRGTRKLRFFRQGWQTWSGTSSFGTNVAEPRPRGRWLGEITRHCAAPNDVAIGHFNSELCTCACDLAERRSVVLGYLTTRSQFGGFEIFAEDPMRTRIVARLPFEGAAIEPHQIRACETLLVLWGEDPAELLELFASRLGRRMSARVPRARPVAWCSAHAFPNIDEELALQCLERASAGTEGIPLEQFRLAQGYQLAIGDWLRANDGFSSGMARMADEIRRRNMTPGIWLAPFIARPEASVVRDRPEWFLKGPRGELRRAVYNPAWGKLSAAKALDTTHPGALAWVARTVRTLALEWGFHVLELDFLFAATLPGRRHDPSATGAQALRTGLEVIREAVGDQVHLVASGCPLGPAVGLVDSMRTGPDVAPTWSDWLVQRLGGNYELFPSTRNAIRNALGRTFMHGRLWHNDPDSVLPGDQGLALGVEEARTLATVGALTGGSLVISRDLASVPQGRMEIVQQVLAIQDTLAVPTSTRCLDLLAHDFPRLLWAARSDGGGYLAVLNPHDEARKIGLALDAYPLLEQQLREGDELHDVWTHRKYAVRNHGLDLGLLPKHAVRLLPVGGANPRTTPRKT
- the ligA gene encoding NAD-dependent DNA ligase LigA encodes the protein MKEQASERLELLRAEIRRHDYLYYVTDRPEISDERYDELFRELVELEHRFPQLVAADSPSQKVPGAPLDSFPTRDHAAPMLSLNSDRQEAGLRRFDERLRRLLDEDRVCYVLEPKLDGASVEVVYERGSLARAVTRGDGVRGEAVTQNVRTIASLALRLRSVSLAIPAFLSLRGEVIMRFGPFGQLNASLLEQGKTPFANPRNAAAGSLRQLDPRISASRPLDIVFYDVLAMSDGPELQTQWQVHHALRQWGLKISDRLERARSVDEILTYHGAMQRERDRLDYEIDGIVIKLDSLKHRSSVGSTARHPRWAYAHKFLPRREQTRVLEIIASVGRTGVVTPVAVLRPVELSGVMVSRASLHNREEVERKDVRVGDMVRVQRAGDVIPQILERVIEPGVQRGPAFRMPDACPSCGRRLADRGPFTVCTSSFDCPAQRAGRLTHFASRDALDIAGLGEETARLLVDAGLVKRLPDLFELREAPLLCLEGFAHKSATNLLEAIRRASRVDLARFLYALGIPEVGVTVARSLAAHFHSLSALRRADVEGLQSVPGLGPRMAEAICTFFSDPNNAAMVDALLDRVILQDAPGLQHEQLRDLSFVFTGSLVRLSRREAQALTRQHGGRVVSSVSKGVDYVVAGADPGTKYSRAKQLGLVVLTEQEWIKLLFDRGISLG